In Paralcaligenes sp. KSB-10, the following are encoded in one genomic region:
- a CDS encoding trimeric intracellular cation channel family protein, with protein MSIYALFTSLDLIGTFAFAISGAVAAHQKKLDLFGIITLAYTAACGGGIIRDVCIGALPPAGLSDWRYLALSVVAAGVVIGCGQLVQKLSHPVLLFDAVGLGFFAVFGAHKTLAYGHSMEAAVILGMISAVGGGALRDLFLNRTPIILQKEIYASAALIAAVFQTGGEVLGWSLRWVPWAGIVLCFVIRYLSLRFHWNLPRFAKDD; from the coding sequence GTGAGCATATATGCCTTGTTTACCTCGCTCGATCTGATAGGCACATTCGCTTTCGCCATCAGCGGGGCCGTTGCCGCGCATCAAAAAAAGCTGGATTTATTCGGCATCATCACCTTGGCCTACACGGCTGCCTGCGGCGGGGGCATTATCAGGGATGTATGCATAGGCGCGCTGCCGCCCGCGGGTTTGTCGGATTGGCGTTATCTTGCCTTGTCTGTCGTCGCGGCAGGCGTGGTCATAGGCTGCGGCCAACTGGTGCAAAAACTCTCCCACCCGGTACTTCTGTTCGATGCCGTGGGGCTGGGTTTTTTTGCCGTTTTTGGCGCCCACAAAACCCTGGCTTATGGTCACAGCATGGAAGCGGCCGTCATTCTTGGCATGATATCGGCGGTGGGTGGCGGCGCATTGCGTGATCTATTTCTGAATCGCACGCCGATCATCCTGCAAAAGGAAATCTACGCCTCGGCGGCGCTCATTGCGGCGGTATTTCAGACCGGCGGCGAAGTCTTGGGCTGGTCCTTGCGCTGGGTTCCCTGGGCGGGAATAGTCTTGTGTTTTGTAATTCGCTACCTGTCGCTGCGCTTTCACTGGAATCTTCCCCGGTTTGCCAAGGACGACTAG